A part of Chloroflexota bacterium genomic DNA contains:
- a CDS encoding 4Fe-4S binding protein — protein MYVMEVPMDGDTVYQQLAAKLDSFPQGFPPTQSGKELELLALLFTPEEAAFACHLSLEPQPLSEVAEQAGVSTSDSRLLLKTMGNKGLIKIRRGDNGIEVGLLPFVVGFFENQVYRMDKRFADIYEAYYKEAFSSLLSVTPQFHRVIPVNVQIKSDVEILPEDDIVKLITNKKAWAVLDCVCRTEQSMLGKACGHPIKVCLALSDTPGAFDNAPKLEALDMEGALAVLEEAAEAGLVHTISNNKEDLSYVCNCCTCGCSLLRGISEANIANVVARSAYYAVIDQDLCTGCGICEDYCQFSAISVNEYSEVNAVKCVGCGVCAHHCPEEAISLTLREPNELPVVPESEQSWLAERAKARGLS, from the coding sequence ATGTATGTAATGGAGGTACCGATGGATGGCGACACTGTATATCAACAATTAGCTGCGAAACTGGATTCATTCCCCCAGGGATTCCCACCAACCCAAAGCGGCAAAGAATTGGAGCTTCTGGCTTTATTGTTCACCCCGGAGGAAGCGGCATTCGCCTGTCACTTATCGCTGGAACCGCAGCCATTGAGTGAGGTTGCCGAACAAGCCGGTGTTTCCACCAGTGACAGCCGACTATTGCTGAAGACAATGGGGAATAAGGGTCTGATTAAAATCAGACGAGGTGATAACGGGATTGAAGTTGGTTTACTGCCATTCGTCGTGGGTTTCTTTGAGAACCAGGTCTACCGAATGGATAAGCGTTTCGCAGATATCTATGAAGCCTATTACAAAGAGGCTTTTTCTTCCCTGCTCTCGGTTACACCGCAATTTCATCGGGTCATCCCTGTGAATGTTCAGATCAAGTCTGATGTGGAAATCCTCCCGGAGGATGATATCGTCAAATTGATTACCAACAAAAAGGCCTGGGCGGTTCTGGATTGCGTTTGCCGGACAGAACAGAGTATGTTGGGAAAAGCTTGTGGACATCCCATCAAGGTCTGCCTGGCGCTCAGTGATACACCCGGTGCGTTTGATAATGCGCCCAAGTTGGAGGCGTTGGATATGGAAGGTGCTTTGGCTGTCCTCGAAGAAGCGGCTGAGGCCGGACTGGTCCACACGATTTCCAACAATAAAGAAGACCTGTCTTATGTCTGCAACTGCTGCACTTGCGGTTGTTCACTGCTGCGCGGGATTTCAGAGGCCAATATCGCCAATGTCGTTGCCCGGTCAGCGTATTATGCGGTGATTGATCAGGATCTCTGCACGGGTTGCGGCATCTGTGAAGATTATTGCCAGTTCTCAGCCATCTCGGTTAATGAGTATTCTGAGGTGAATGCGGTAAAGTGTGTGGGATGTGGGGTATGTGCCCATCACTGCCCTGAAGAGGCAATTTCTCTGACCCTCCGAGAACCGAATGAACTGCCAGTGGTGCCTGAGTCAGAACAATCCTGGCTGGCGGAAAGGGCCAAGGCCAGGGGGTTATCCTGA
- the pstB gene encoding phosphate ABC transporter ATP-binding protein, which yields MTETNIKDKFTVENLEVFYDDFRAIKNVSLAIHENAITSIIGPSGCGKSTFLRIFNRMNDLIPNVTIKGDIQKEGQQLRSIDIVDLRKSVGMIFQRPNPFPKTIFDNIAYGPRAHGLKSTQQLEEIVEKSLRQAVLWDEVKDTLHKSALALSGGQQQRLCIARALAVHPDVLLMDEPASALDPISTLRIEDLIQELKQDLTIIIVTHNMQQAARASDYTAFFNMDEDRAGYLVEYGETARVFTYPEKKLTEDYISGRFG from the coding sequence ATGACTGAAACCAACATCAAAGATAAGTTCACCGTAGAAAATCTGGAAGTCTTTTATGATGATTTCAGGGCGATCAAGAACGTGTCCCTGGCGATCCATGAGAACGCGATCACATCAATCATTGGGCCATCCGGCTGCGGGAAGTCGACTTTCTTGCGGATCTTCAACCGGATGAATGATTTGATCCCTAACGTCACCATCAAAGGTGATATCCAAAAAGAAGGCCAGCAACTCCGTTCAATTGACATTGTTGACTTGCGCAAATCGGTGGGGATGATCTTCCAGCGGCCGAACCCGTTTCCAAAAACCATTTTTGATAACATCGCCTATGGCCCGCGGGCACATGGCTTGAAGTCCACCCAGCAGTTGGAAGAAATTGTTGAAAAGAGTTTGCGACAGGCCGTGTTGTGGGATGAGGTCAAAGACACATTGCATAAATCGGCACTGGCCCTATCCGGCGGTCAGCAGCAAAGGCTCTGTATAGCTCGGGCTTTGGCCGTGCATCCGGATGTTTTGTTGATGGATGAGCCCGCCTCGGCGCTAGACCCGATTTCCACTTTGAGGATTGAGGATCTGATCCAGGAGCTGAAACAGGACCTGACGATCATTATCGTCACCCATAACATGCAACAGGCAGCCCGTGCCTCAGATTACACTGCTTTTTTCAATATGGATGAGGACAGAGCGGGATACCTGGTTGAGTATGGGGAGACAGCCAGAGTGTTCACCTACCCGGAAAAGAAACTGACCGAAGATTATATCTCCGGCCGTTTCGGGTAG
- a CDS encoding HAD-IIB family hydrolase: protein MGVTSSKLKAVISMDFDDTLIDNNSQLHHQDIEYLNNIPEGIVPIIATGRSLNSVKEILHNNNVLVEEPFPLGIVTLNGAVGQLPGEKTIITHYLDPELLKGFIELTKSFTDGLFYFFQPNKILIVNSTSNSQIYERADRCSADEVPSQINKVMVVFNNSDSVEKLRAQTRDWPAEMTTSISRILEVTGLGINKVNTVRKLLEKMGLDHLPLFSAGDGENDLVMKSLAKRFFVPDTAREAIRSHADTVINRSMTGIIAPMVDYIYKYE, encoded by the coding sequence TTGGGCGTGACCTCGTCGAAACTTAAAGCCGTAATCAGCATGGATTTTGATGACACACTGATTGACAACAACAGTCAACTCCATCATCAAGATATAGAATATCTAAACAACATCCCGGAAGGCATTGTCCCGATTATTGCCACTGGCCGCAGCCTAAATTCGGTCAAGGAAATCCTCCATAACAACAATGTTTTAGTCGAAGAGCCTTTTCCCTTAGGCATTGTGACTTTAAATGGTGCTGTTGGGCAACTTCCGGGCGAAAAAACAATTATCACGCATTACTTGGATCCTGAGTTGCTGAAAGGATTCATCGAACTGACCAAATCGTTCACCGATGGTCTATTCTACTTTTTTCAACCTAACAAAATCCTTATCGTCAATTCGACATCAAATAGCCAAATTTACGAGAGAGCTGACAGGTGCTCAGCGGACGAAGTGCCATCTCAGATCAATAAAGTTATGGTGGTTTTCAATAATTCTGATTCCGTTGAGAAATTACGAGCACAAACTCGTGATTGGCCGGCTGAAATGACCACCTCGATCAGCCGAATATTAGAAGTCACCGGGCTTGGCATCAATAAGGTCAATACGGTCAGGAAATTACTGGAGAAAATGGGATTGGATCATTTACCCCTGTTTTCCGCCGGTGATGGAGAGAACGATCTGGTGATGAAATCTCTGGCAAAGCGGTTTTTTGTGCCGGATACTGCAAGAGAAGCGATAAGAAGCCATGCAGATACGGTGATAAACCGGTCCATGACCGGTATTATCGCCCCTATGGTAGATTACATATACAAATACGAGTGA
- a CDS encoding FAD-dependent oxidoreductase: protein MKKYDAVIVGAGPAGQTCAVRIAELGGKVAVVERDFIGGICTNWGCTPSKAMIESAKVAREVETSAKYGVNIDNYEIDFPRVAERRNNVILNTRESITELLKHHKADIYQGEAEVLSPNKVKVRFGKLNNDTFEMNFSGAEETLATDNVVLATGSKPLIPGFIDESDPTIVSSHALITISELPETLTIVGGGVIGMEFATIFSNLGSRVTVVELLPRVLAMMDEDISSEITRIMEGNGVRILTNHKVTGLADGVLKATNQDTGEAVEIRSEMNLISIGRTAVLQESLYDHLGLAYSRKGVEVDDTLATSVPGVWAVGDATGKSILAHCGIQQGIICAENLMRKSGSPRLMDYSVVPAIVYSLPEIFMIGTVPSDLSDVQVVKVPFSANLRANIEEHTDGFIKLWMRDNRLIAAQAIGFMVSEIGQELANMIALGTDVTEVSKIIHAHPTYAEIIRSALDYSENKAVDFFL, encoded by the coding sequence ATGAAAAAATATGATGCTGTAATCGTTGGCGCAGGCCCCGCAGGACAAACCTGTGCTGTCAGAATTGCGGAATTAGGTGGAAAAGTCGCAGTCGTTGAACGGGATTTCATCGGTGGAATCTGCACCAACTGGGGATGTACGCCCAGTAAAGCCATGATTGAATCAGCGAAGGTCGCCCGTGAAGTGGAAACCAGCGCGAAATATGGCGTGAATATCGATAATTATGAAATCGACTTTCCCCGGGTGGCGGAACGGCGCAATAATGTCATCCTGAACACCCGTGAATCCATTACCGAACTCCTGAAGCACCACAAAGCGGATATTTATCAGGGCGAGGCGGAAGTCCTCTCACCCAACAAGGTCAAAGTCCGCTTTGGCAAGTTGAATAACGACACCTTTGAGATGAATTTCTCCGGTGCCGAAGAAACCCTGGCAACCGATAACGTTGTCCTGGCAACCGGCTCCAAACCCCTTATCCCTGGCTTCATAGATGAAAGCGATCCCACTATTGTCAGCAGTCATGCGCTGATCACCATTTCAGAGCTGCCTGAGACTTTGACGATCGTGGGCGGCGGTGTGATCGGGATGGAATTCGCAACCATATTCTCCAACCTTGGCAGCCGGGTCACCGTGGTGGAACTTCTCCCCCGCGTGCTGGCTATGATGGATGAGGACATTTCCTCTGAGATCACCCGAATCATGGAAGGTAACGGCGTCCGCATCCTGACCAATCACAAGGTAACCGGTTTGGCGGATGGCGTTTTGAAAGCTACCAATCAGGATACCGGTGAAGCAGTTGAAATCCGTTCCGAGATGAACCTGATCTCCATCGGCCGGACAGCCGTGCTGCAGGAATCCCTCTACGATCACCTGGGTCTGGCCTATAGCCGTAAAGGTGTTGAGGTGGATGACACCCTCGCCACCTCCGTCCCCGGCGTTTGGGCCGTTGGCGATGCCACCGGCAAGTCCATTCTGGCGCACTGCGGCATCCAGCAAGGGATCATCTGCGCCGAGAACCTCATGCGCAAGAGCGGCAGCCCTCGGCTGATGGATTACAGCGTAGTGCCCGCCATCGTCTACAGCCTGCCTGAAATCTTCATGATCGGTACAGTCCCCAGTGATCTGAGCGATGTTCAGGTCGTCAAGGTGCCATTCAGCGCTAACCTGCGGGCCAACATCGAAGAACATACCGACGGCTTCATCAAGCTTTGGATGCGGGATAACCGGCTCATTGCCGCCCAGGCTATCGGCTTCATGGTCTCGGAGATCGGTCAGGAACTGGCGAACATGATTGCGCTTGGCACGGACGTGACCGAGGTCAGCAAGATCATCCACGCCCACCCCACCTATGCTGAGATCATCCGCTCCGCTTTGGATTATAGTGAGAACAAAGCTGTCGATTTCTTCCTCTAA
- the pstA gene encoding phosphate ABC transporter permease PstA, which yields MTTDVESIVSISKNKRNLKRQNVYQKIGYVVVWLCGLLAVAAVFWIIGYVLMQGLPIINLEFLTTRPAGGVSGEGGMSTTIVTTLYLVVLTIAIATPLGVGAAVYLVEYAGDASRESKIIAFLVKAARTGVEILAGVPSIIFGLFGFAMFVSYMKLGFSLLSASLSGAALVLPTIIRTSEEALLTVPRSYREGSLSLGATKWYTIFNVVLPSALPGIVTGIVLSVGRIIAETAVFWVTLGGSYNLPKSVMNSGRSMALHVYMLASETRAFDKAMATASILIITIIVLNLAINIVSRRLTARVTGKK from the coding sequence ATGACCACCGATGTTGAATCGATTGTCAGCATATCAAAAAACAAACGGAATCTAAAACGGCAGAATGTCTACCAAAAGATAGGCTATGTTGTCGTATGGCTTTGCGGATTATTAGCTGTGGCGGCTGTTTTCTGGATCATCGGTTACGTTCTCATGCAAGGGCTGCCGATCATCAATCTGGAATTTTTGACCACACGACCGGCTGGCGGCGTATCCGGTGAGGGTGGCATGTCCACCACAATCGTGACCACGCTCTATCTGGTGGTGCTGACGATTGCCATAGCAACCCCTTTGGGCGTTGGTGCGGCGGTTTACCTGGTGGAATATGCCGGGGATGCCTCCCGTGAAAGTAAGATCATCGCCTTTTTAGTCAAAGCCGCCCGAACCGGTGTCGAAATCCTGGCTGGTGTGCCTTCAATCATTTTCGGCTTGTTTGGTTTTGCCATGTTTGTCAGTTATATGAAATTGGGCTTCTCACTGCTCTCGGCCTCACTTTCGGGTGCGGCCCTGGTGTTACCGACCATCATCCGAACGAGCGAAGAAGCGCTTTTGACGGTTCCCCGCTCCTATCGGGAAGGCAGCCTTTCACTTGGCGCAACCAAGTGGTACACCATCTTCAATGTGGTGCTGCCATCGGCGCTGCCCGGCATTGTGACCGGGATCGTGCTCAGTGTGGGCCGGATCATCGCTGAGACGGCTGTTTTTTGGGTGACCCTGGGTGGGAGCTACAACCTGCCTAAGTCGGTTATGAATTCCGGCCGCTCGATGGCGCTGCATGTCTACATGCTGGCCTCAGAGACCCGTGCTTTTGATAAAGCCATGGCTACAGCATCCATTTTGATCATCACCATCATCGTACTAAATCTGGCCATCAATATTGTCTCCCGCCGCCTGACAGCAAGGGTGACAGGTAAAAAGTGA
- a CDS encoding phosphate ABC transporter substrate-binding protein has protein sequence MRRNLFILTVLFMVGSMVLSACVPDLSVETEQPTATEAAVVSGSLSGQLQLAGSTTVQPLAEVLAEAFLADNPDVTIEVQGGGSSVGVTSAGENTVEIGMASRNVKDSEFETFADLQVITIAYDGIAIITNPDLKISSLSVEQVQAIFAGEITNYSEVGGPDAEIVVVSREEGSGTRAAFEELVMEANDSEAVITENAILQQSNGQIRTTVSTTPDTIGYLSFGFLDESVNVVAIDGVAPTVANVKNNTYIIFRPLNMLTNGEPGELAQAFLDYILSDAGQEIVAKEYITVK, from the coding sequence ATGCGTCGTAATTTGTTCATTCTAACCGTTCTATTTATGGTTGGATCTATGGTGCTCTCTGCCTGTGTCCCAGACCTCAGTGTGGAGACAGAACAACCTACTGCCACTGAGGCAGCAGTCGTATCCGGCAGTCTTTCAGGTCAGTTGCAGCTCGCCGGCTCCACCACTGTTCAGCCTCTGGCTGAAGTTCTGGCTGAAGCCTTCTTGGCTGATAACCCGGATGTCACCATAGAGGTGCAGGGTGGTGGCTCCAGCGTTGGTGTGACCTCCGCTGGTGAAAACACCGTTGAAATTGGCATGGCTTCCCGCAATGTCAAAGACTCGGAATTCGAAACCTTCGCAGATCTCCAGGTCATCACCATTGCTTATGATGGTATTGCTATTATCACTAACCCAGATTTGAAAATTTCTTCACTCTCGGTCGAGCAGGTTCAAGCGATCTTCGCGGGCGAAATCACTAACTATTCTGAAGTTGGCGGCCCAGATGCGGAGATCGTTGTTGTTTCTCGTGAAGAAGGCTCCGGGACTCGGGCAGCTTTTGAAGAGCTGGTCATGGAAGCTAATGACAGCGAAGCTGTGATCACTGAGAATGCGATCCTCCAACAGTCCAACGGTCAGATTCGCACCACCGTTTCGACAACCCCGGACACTATTGGTTACCTGTCCTTCGGTTTCCTCGATGAAAGTGTGAATGTTGTAGCGATTGATGGTGTGGCTCCAACTGTTGCGAACGTCAAGAATAATACTTACATCATTTTCCGCCCGTTGAACATGCTCACCAATGGCGAACCCGGTGAGTTAGCTCAAGCTTTCCTGGACTACATCCTTAGCGATGCCGGTCAGGAAATTGTGGCCAAAGAATACATCACAGTCAAATAA
- the pstC gene encoding phosphate ABC transporter permease subunit PstC produces the protein MGQYFDESPKQRDFVDQAVRYILLGTALSCIIIVALIFIFTMTEAWGSIEEIGIGTMLTGTIWRPGSIIGNDTAQFGLLPMILGSILSTLGSVVIGVPLSIGTAVLLAEVAPKVVRETVRPAIELLAGIPSVVYGLFGMVVLAPLIRNIDVTRNTGFGLLNASIILAVMIIPTVTNIAEDAIRAVPREYKEGSLALGGTHWQTIVKVILPAARSGIIAAVILGIGRALGETMAMIMVIGNSIAMPSPLNDNPLTLFLNTARTLTGNIAVEINYAAGAHRSALFFTGVLLFIMIMLVNSTARFMLRSRQES, from the coding sequence ATGGGGCAGTACTTCGATGAAAGTCCCAAACAACGGGATTTCGTGGACCAGGCAGTCCGGTACATCCTGTTGGGAACGGCACTGAGCTGCATCATCATTGTGGCCTTGATATTCATTTTCACCATGACGGAAGCCTGGGGTTCGATTGAGGAGATCGGCATCGGAACGATGCTTACCGGCACGATTTGGCGGCCAGGCTCGATTATTGGTAATGACACCGCTCAATTTGGCCTCCTGCCAATGATCCTGGGCTCGATTTTGAGTACTCTTGGCTCGGTCGTGATCGGTGTGCCCTTATCCATCGGTACGGCGGTTCTGTTGGCCGAGGTGGCTCCCAAGGTGGTTCGGGAGACCGTCCGCCCAGCCATAGAATTGCTGGCTGGGATCCCATCGGTGGTCTATGGCTTGTTTGGGATGGTCGTTCTGGCCCCATTGATCCGTAATATTGACGTGACTCGCAATACCGGGTTTGGCCTTTTGAACGCTTCCATCATCCTGGCTGTGATGATTATTCCAACTGTGACAAATATCGCAGAGGACGCAATCCGAGCCGTCCCCCGTGAATACAAAGAAGGCTCGTTAGCCCTGGGCGGCACTCACTGGCAGACTATTGTGAAAGTCATCCTGCCCGCGGCGCGTTCAGGGATTATCGCTGCAGTCATTCTCGGTATTGGCCGTGCCCTGGGTGAGACGATGGCGATGATCATGGTGATTGGCAACTCAATTGCCATGCCGTCCCCGCTGAATGATAATCCCCTGACCCTCTTCCTCAATACAGCCCGGACCCTGACCGGAAATATCGCCGTGGAGATCAACTACGCTGCCGGGGCTCACCGCTCTGCGCTGTTCTTCACAGGCGTGCTTCTCTTCATCATGATTATGCTGGTCAACAGCACGGCTCGTTTCATGCTGCGTTCCAGACAGGAGTCCTGA
- a CDS encoding thymidine phosphorylase: MRAVNIIIKKRDGLPLSKAEIEYFVDGYTSGEIADYQASAWAMAVLLQGMSAEETTNLTLAMAATGDTLDLSSVVEIAVDKHSSGGVGDKTSIAVVPMVRACGLPVGKMSGRGLGFSGGTLDKLESIPGFRTDLTKDEFLSQLKSLGMVLTGQSVDLAPADGKLYALRDVTGTVQSIPLIASSIMSKKIAAGAQAIVLDVKTGNGAFMETLEDARRLATLMVSIGELSGRNVAALLSDMNQPLGVEVGNALEMKEAILTLKGEGPEDFVEHCLEVASEMLLLGKRAETKREAREMAEKAISSGEGLDYLRKLIEAQGGDVSYIDHPEKLPVAPIKAIVEAPRSGNVAEVRARIVGETSVVLGAGRMKKGDPIDLAVGISVLVKVGQAIEEGQPMFIIHARKAEDVEPARKALLSAVSIVHATVEPLPLFYGLID; encoded by the coding sequence ATGCGAGCAGTAAATATCATCATCAAGAAACGAGATGGCCTGCCATTAAGCAAGGCTGAAATTGAATACTTTGTTGATGGGTATACCAGTGGCGAGATTGCGGATTATCAGGCTTCGGCCTGGGCGATGGCCGTCTTGCTGCAGGGTATGTCCGCAGAAGAAACCACAAACCTGACCCTGGCGATGGCCGCCACCGGCGATACGCTGGACCTGTCCTCGGTTGTTGAGATTGCCGTGGATAAACATTCATCCGGCGGTGTGGGTGATAAGACTTCCATTGCTGTGGTTCCTATGGTGCGGGCTTGCGGGCTGCCAGTGGGTAAGATGTCCGGACGTGGTCTGGGTTTCAGCGGCGGTACCCTGGATAAGCTGGAATCCATCCCCGGTTTTCGGACCGATCTCACCAAGGATGAATTCCTGTCCCAGTTGAAATCCCTGGGTATGGTGCTGACCGGGCAAAGTGTGGACCTTGCCCCGGCAGATGGCAAACTTTATGCCCTGCGGGACGTGACCGGCACGGTGCAATCCATTCCCTTGATTGCATCCTCGATCATGAGCAAGAAGATTGCAGCGGGTGCTCAGGCGATTGTGCTGGATGTGAAGACCGGTAACGGCGCTTTTATGGAAACGCTGGAAGATGCCCGCCGGCTGGCTACCCTGATGGTCTCAATCGGTGAGTTGAGCGGCCGGAATGTGGCAGCACTGCTTTCGGATATGAACCAGCCTTTGGGTGTGGAAGTTGGGAACGCCCTGGAAATGAAGGAAGCGATCCTGACTTTGAAAGGTGAAGGCCCGGAAGACTTCGTGGAACATTGTCTGGAAGTTGCCAGTGAGATGCTCTTACTCGGGAAGCGAGCTGAGACCAAGCGGGAAGCTCGTGAGATGGCTGAAAAGGCTATTTCTTCGGGTGAGGGTCTGGATTACCTGCGCAAGTTGATTGAAGCACAGGGTGGCGATGTGAGCTATATCGATCATCCTGAAAAGCTGCCGGTTGCGCCGATCAAAGCGATTGTGGAGGCCCCGAGGTCAGGTAATGTTGCCGAAGTGCGCGCCCGGATAGTGGGCGAGACATCCGTTGTGCTGGGTGCTGGCCGGATGAAAAAGGGCGATCCGATTGACCTGGCGGTTGGGATTTCCGTACTGGTGAAAGTTGGGCAAGCCATTGAAGAAGGCCAGCCTATGTTCATCATCCATGCCCGTAAGGCGGAAGATGTGGAACCTGCCAGAAAAGCCCTGCTCAGCGCTGTTTCCATAGTGCACGCGACGGTTGAACCGCTGCCGTTATTTTATGGCTTGATTGATTAA
- a CDS encoding sugar phosphate isomerase/epimerase: protein MRIGVLTALFQDLTFTEVLDKVNPMGITAVELGTGGYAPSPHINLDRMLEDESERAYYQQELADRDMIISALSCHGNPLHPDPQVAKNADEVFRKTVRVAEMMDIPVVNTFSGLPAGRKGDSAPNWVTCPWPPHFLEILKYQWDEVAIPYWRDAETFARNHGVKIGIEIHPGMLIYNVESMLRMRAETGPAMGANFDPSHLFWNGVDPIAAIRKLGDAIHHVHGKDCYVDNYNIAVNGCNDNKPYDQIADRSWTFRTIGYGHDLKFWKDFVSTLQLFGYNYVVSIEHEDPMMSVEEGLSKALTILNEAIIKENPGDMYWA from the coding sequence ATGCGTATCGGCGTCCTCACAGCACTTTTTCAAGACCTGACCTTCACAGAGGTCCTCGACAAAGTCAACCCAATGGGGATCACGGCGGTTGAACTCGGTACCGGCGGCTATGCCCCCAGCCCGCATATCAACCTTGACCGGATGCTGGAGGATGAAAGTGAACGGGCTTATTACCAACAGGAGCTGGCGGACCGGGACATGATCATCAGCGCACTGAGCTGCCATGGCAACCCGCTCCATCCCGACCCTCAAGTGGCAAAGAACGCAGATGAGGTGTTCCGCAAGACTGTTCGGGTGGCGGAGATGATGGACATCCCGGTGGTCAACACCTTTTCAGGACTACCAGCAGGCCGCAAAGGTGACAGCGCTCCCAACTGGGTCACCTGCCCCTGGCCGCCACATTTCCTTGAAATCCTCAAATATCAATGGGACGAGGTCGCGATCCCCTATTGGCGAGACGCAGAAACATTTGCCCGTAACCACGGTGTTAAAATTGGTATCGAGATTCACCCCGGCATGCTGATCTACAACGTCGAATCCATGCTGCGGATGCGGGCCGAGACCGGTCCTGCGATGGGTGCAAATTTTGACCCCAGCCATCTCTTCTGGAATGGTGTTGATCCGATTGCCGCAATCCGCAAACTAGGTGATGCCATCCACCACGTCCACGGCAAGGACTGCTACGTGGACAACTATAACATCGCAGTCAATGGCTGCAACGATAACAAACCCTATGACCAGATCGCGGATAGGTCATGGACCTTCCGCACCATCGGTTACGGCCATGACCTAAAATTCTGGAAAGATTTCGTAAGCACATTACAGCTCTTCGGGTACAATTACGTGGTTTCAATTGAGCATGAAGATCCAATGATGTCTGTGGAAGAAGGCCTCTCCAAAGCCCTAACGATCCTCAATGAAGCCATCATCAAAGAAAACCCAGGAGATATGTATTGGGCGTGA
- a CDS encoding isoamylase early set domain-containing protein: MQKKKEGTFYTALTLDTGKANQYRYCLDGERWENDWEADFYVPNDLGTENSVVKV, encoded by the coding sequence ATGCAGAAGAAAAAGGAAGGCACCTTCTACACAGCGCTCACCCTGGATACCGGCAAGGCGAATCAATATCGTTATTGCCTTGACGGCGAACGCTGGGAAAATGACTGGGAGGCGGATTTCTATGTCCCAAATGACCTGGGAACGGAAAACTCAGTCGTCAAGGTTTGA
- the gndA gene encoding NADP-dependent phosphogluconate dehydrogenase — MEKAKFGVVGMGVMGSNLALNIQRRGFPVAVFNRTETKTIEFLEGPAKDSGIIGTYTYAELMEKLENPRRIMLMVKAGPAVDAVISDLKPYLEPGDILIDGGNSYFEDTARRTRELNAEGLLFLGTGVSGGEEGALNGPSIMPGGDLAAWEVVQPIFEAAAAKAPDGAPCVAYLGPKGAGHYVKMVHNGIEYGDMQLIAEAYDLLRRGASLSALEIGDLFTEWNQGALSSYLIEITSEILKRIDSETGLPLVDVILDEAQQKGTGRWTSQNALDLGVPIHTINAAVTSRIISGMKEERVEASEWITGPEPTFKGDRDQLVNAVKEALYASKILSYAQGFRLLQLASEDYRYGLNLKTIAAIWRAGCIIRADMLDDIMSAFERDPNLTNLLLDDHFRELVVVRQGAMRHVISTAVSLGIPVYAMSAALAYFDAFRSARLPANLTQAQRDYFGAHTYRRVDREGVFHTEWQE, encoded by the coding sequence ATGGAAAAAGCTAAATTTGGCGTTGTCGGCATGGGTGTGATGGGCAGTAACCTGGCTTTGAATATTCAGCGCCGGGGGTTCCCGGTGGCTGTGTTCAATCGCACGGAAACTAAGACCATAGAATTTCTGGAAGGCCCGGCAAAGGACTCTGGGATTATTGGCACCTACACTTACGCAGAATTGATGGAGAAGCTCGAAAACCCGCGCCGGATCATGCTGATGGTCAAGGCAGGCCCGGCAGTGGATGCCGTGATTTCGGATCTTAAGCCTTATCTTGAGCCCGGCGACATTTTGATTGATGGCGGCAACTCCTACTTTGAAGATACCGCCCGCAGGACCCGCGAACTGAACGCTGAGGGACTGCTATTCCTCGGCACCGGTGTTTCTGGTGGTGAAGAAGGGGCGCTTAATGGCCCCAGCATCATGCCCGGTGGCGATCTGGCAGCCTGGGAAGTTGTTCAACCGATTTTTGAGGCGGCAGCAGCCAAAGCACCCGACGGCGCTCCCTGCGTAGCCTATCTTGGGCCTAAAGGCGCGGGGCATTACGTCAAGATGGTGCATAACGGGATTGAATATGGCGACATGCAATTGATCGCTGAAGCCTATGACCTGCTGCGGCGAGGTGCCAGCCTGAGCGCACTGGAGATTGGTGACCTGTTCACTGAATGGAATCAGGGCGCGCTGTCATCTTATCTGATTGAGATCACCAGCGAAATCCTCAAGCGGATCGACTCGGAAACCGGGCTGCCGCTGGTGGATGTGATCCTGGATGAAGCTCAGCAGAAAGGTACCGGCCGCTGGACCAGTCAGAACGCACTGGACCTTGGGGTGCCGATCCATACGATCAACGCGGCGGTGACCAGCCGGATCATCTCCGGGATGAAGGAAGAACGGGTGGAAGCCAGCGAATGGATCACCGGCCCGGAACCAACCTTCAAAGGTGACCGTGACCAACTGGTGAATGCGGTCAAGGAAGCGTTGTATGCCAGCAAGATTCTTTCATATGCTCAGGGCTTCCGATTGTTACAGCTGGCCTCTGAGGATTACCGTTATGGGCTGAATTTAAAGACCATTGCTGCGATCTGGCGGGCGGGCTGCATCATCCGGGCGGATATGCTGGATGATATCATGAGCGCCTTTGAGCGTGACCCGAACCTGACCAATTTACTGCTGGATGACCATTTCCGTGAGCTGGTGGTGGTGCGCCAGGGCGCGATGCGGCATGTAATTTCGACCGCTGTCAGCCTGGGCATCCCGGTCTACGCGATGAGCGCAGCGCTGGCCTATTTTGATGCTTTCCGCTCCGCAAGGCTGCCGGCCAACCTGACCCAGGCCCAGCGTGATTACTTTGGGGCACATACTTACCGCAGGGTGGATCGGGAAGGCGTGTTTCATACGGAGTGGCAGGAGTAG